A genomic region of Kluyveromyces marxianus DMKU3-1042 DNA, complete genome, chromosome 5 contains the following coding sequences:
- the AIM21 gene encoding Aim21p (Conserved hypothetical Protein of unknown function DUF3210): MTRIIFPGLQAEVKAKPCEGYTSTPGERQHTRQYTRLHDVRCSQEVYQVPGEIESGVMETESTPKIPERPRRRVEVPGSGQVPLEAEVPQVPQVPHVPKTRPKRRAGAAVSPSPGPSVGSEADLESETKPNAGLVPEKSPEEPSQEPSQERSQESQAEIEQEIEALKGEEPESEPSGEIPAPKESQSPIEKETQESGLEPSVAEASETPVESKPEGVSEKVSEEVSEETPEETPEEVPEELSQSSEPLREELSEPSEVPVPEQSEKPSSEKPSSEEVSSEKASSEESPKELSTSSASAPETSIPALDTVNDEPVKPADATPQIPHIPAQQPSRPSKKPPIRPPKPSSKIAAFQQMIQEQQRQFQGVPEPEPHGEGKSAPKSTPKNFPKPLPGMFALPGMAMGQMNPALAKKLGIATEDSQEKESQSIPATPSRPKRSKGPAKRLPKNVSSIEKVDAKSTFDVGVVKAWSVVVKPTPTTQEEPQLPEEAQEAQVESSPVPEASEQTPAPEPEIDQSELTAQSTGESIQDVSESFHDTLESPEQEQEQEQVNVDNPSDPTAFILDEYDEDTEVENPLESQQNVPESIQINQEEEPHPEQHEPTLS; this comes from the coding sequence ATGACTCGTATTATCTTTCCCGGGCTTCAAGCTGAAGTTAAGGCGAAGCCTTGTGAAGGTTACACGTCCACACCAGGGGAAAGACAGCACACACGGCAATACACGAGGTTACACGACGTCAGGTGTAGTCAAGAGGTATACCAGGTGCCAGGAGAAATAGAATCAGGAGTTATGGAAACGGAATCCACGCCAAAGATCCCAGAAAGACCGAGAAGAAGGGTGGAAGTGCCAGGATCAGGACAGGTTCCCCTGGAGGCCGAGGTTCCCCAGGTTCCCCAGGTTCCCCATGTTCCCAAGACGCGGCCCAAAAGAAGGGCTGGAGCAGCAGTATCGCCTAGTCCAGGCCCAAGTGTTGGTTCTGAAGCAGATCTTGAGTCGGAAACCAAGCCAAATGCTGGGTTAGTGCCGGAGAAATCGCCAGAAGAGCCATCGCAGGAGCCATCGCAGGAGCGATCACAGGAGTCACAAGCCGAGATTGAGCAAGAGATTGAGGCATTGAAGGGTGAGGAGCCAGAATCCGAGCCTTCTGGTGAAATTCCTGCGCCAAAGGAGTCGCAGTCGCCCATTGAAAAGGAGACTCAGGAATCTGGCTTGGAACCTTCCGTTGCTGAGGCCTCTGAGACGCCAGTGGAGAGTAAGCCTGAAGGAGTGTCTGAGAAAGTGTCTGAGGAAGTGTCTGAGGAAACACCAGAGGAAACGCCAGAGGAAGTTCCTGAGGAATTGAGTCAAAGTTCTGAGCCGTTGAGAGAAGAATTGAGCGAGCCTTCGGAGGTCCCGGTTCCAGAGCAGTCCGAGAAGCCTTCTTCTGAGAAGCCTTCTTCTGAGGAGGTCTCCTCTGAGAAAGCCTCCTCTGAGGAATCTCCCAAGGAATTGAGCACATCCTCGGCATCAGCCCCAGAGACTTCTATCCCTGCTTTAGATACAGTTAATGATGAACCTGTGAAGCCTGCTGATGCCACCCCACAGATTCCCCATATTCCTGCCCAACAGCCTTCTAGACCATCCAAGAAACCGCCAATTAGACCACCAAAACCGTCATCCAAGATCGCCGCGTTCCAGCAGATGATCCAGGAACAACAAAGACAATTCCAAGGTGTtccagaaccagaacccCACGGAGAAGGTAAGAGCGCCCCAAAAAGCACCCCCAAAAACTTCCCCAAGCCTTTGCCTGGAATGTTTGCCCTTCCAGGAATGGCTATGGGCCAGATGAACCCTGCCCTGGCCAAGAAACTAGGCATTGCAACTGAAGATTCCCAAGAGAAGGAGTCCCAAAGTATACCCGCCACACCTTCGAGGCCCAAAAGGTCCAAGGGTCCTGCCAAACGTTTGCCAAAGAACGTCTCATCCATCGAAAAGGTCGACGCAAAGAGCACTTTTGACGTGGGCGTCGTGAAAGCTTGGAGTGTGGTTGTCAAACCAACTCCTACCACTCAGGAGGAGCCCCAACttccagaagaagctcAAGAAGCTCAAGTAGAATCCTCTCCAGTGCCAGAGGCGTCAGAACAGACTCCAGCGCCAGAGCCAGAAATTGATCAATCAGAATTAACAGCCCAATCTACTGGAGAAAGTATCCAAGACGTTTCAGAATCCTTCCATGACACTCTGGAATCCCctgaacaagaacaagaacaagaacaagtaAATGTGGATAACCCATCTGATCCAACTGCTTTTATCCTTGACGAATATGACGAGGATACAGAAGTCGAAAATCCATTAGAATCCCAACAAAACGTGCCAGAATCGATACAAATCAATCAAGAGGAGGAACCCCACCCCGAACAACATGAACCAACACTATCCTAG